The DNA sequence TTAAAACAAAAAATAATTAATTTAAAAAAAAGAACTTACAAACAAATTCTAAACAATCAAGTTTTCATAAATAAAAAAAAACGCAAGGTAAAATACCTTGCGTAAAAAAAATTTATGAAAAGACAGAGATCAGCGAGTAGATGCAAAAAAATGCATCTTTATCGAGCTAGAGGGATCGCTCAGATCCGACTGTCCTAATATTAAGATTTTGGAGATCTTAATATTAAGACAGTTCCCAGCTCGCAATTAACTACCCAGGCTTCCTGTCATTTCATCACGGGATAGTCCCGTTCTGCGATTTTTTTTATCCAACTCTACCTACAGACGAACAGAATATTTACTAAAATGGTCCTTATCAGCAAAAACGAAGCCATTCTCATAATTGAAAATTAATACTTTATTTGGATCTTTCTTCTGAAAATCTAAAAGAGAACGGACTAAGTAATCGTACTCTTGAGCACGGTCTTTAAGATTTTTCTCTTCATTAACAATAAGAAACTCACGGCGGTTCCTATTTTTTATTCGCTTAGACTTCTTTAATACTTCCGTTGACTTCTTTTGAATCACCCGAGCCAAAACTTTATCACTTCTGTTCTTCTTTGGCTTTCTCATAAAATTATAAAAACAAATTACTAAACTAATTTTAAATTAAAATATTATTTATTATAAAAATAATTTTAATTAAGATCAGAAATATAATCCAAGAACAGCGCAAGTCATTATTAAAAAATGTTTTAGATAAAAATAAAACCTAAAGATAAGAATTCTATACTCTGCTATAGACACTAGACGCTAAAAATATGGGAAAAAAACTCTTAAACTTAATGCCTACACTATGCTTCCCTTGACAACTCCGCGCAAGTGCCTAATTCTATGTATTTTATATATGTTAATTCTGCCTATTTTTTTCCCTACAGCAAATGTAGTGGTTTTTTCCTCTTATATTGTTCTATGTTTCTATCATTTTTCAAAAGACAAGGGATTGTTTCTTTCCCTAGGCTGTGGTGTTTTAAATGATCTTGCATCAGGAAGTGGGGGAGTATTTCTTCTTCTTTATCCCTTAGCGACTCTCGTAGCGTATAAGGCTCATCTCATCTTTGCGAAAGAAAGTAAAATTGCTTTACTCATTGTGAATATGATTTTCTGTTTCACTTTTTTAATCCTAACTATTCCTGCCTATGCCTTATTTGGCCACCAGATACATTGGTCTATAGATTTCTTAATTTCGCCTCTAAGATGTTCTTTCTTGGATAATCTCATCTTCAGCTCCTTAATCTATATACTCCCTTGCGCAATAAACTCGGGAATTCGTAAACTCGTGTCTTTTATTAGGAGATTAGTATGTTGCTGAAAGGGCTTCCTGTAGCTGAAAAAATTCTTCTAAAACTTAAAAAAGAAATCTCTCAACATCCTATTCCTCCAGGACTTGCCGTAGTTCTTATTGGCAATGACCCTGCATCCGAAGTTTATGTTGGAATGAAAGTCAAAAAAGCCACAGAAATCGGGATCATTTCTAAAGCTCATAAGCTGCCTTCAGACTCAACCCTATCTTCAGTGCTTAAATTAATACAACGACTCAACGAAGATCCTAGTATCCACGGTATTCTTGTCCAACTTCCTCTTCCTAAGCACTTAGATAGTGAAGTTATCCTTCAATCCATCTCTCCAGACAAGGATGTTGATGGCCTTCATCCTATAAACATGGGGAAATTACTTACTGGAAATTTCAATGGACTTGTTCCCTGCACCCCCGCAGGTATTGTTGAACTCCTTAGCTATTACGAGATTCCCCTTGCTGGTCGCCATGTAGCCATTTTAGGAAGAAGCAATATCGTAGGGAAACCATTAGCGGCCCTCATGATGCAAAAACATCCTCAAACCAATTGCACCGTTACTGTTTTGCATAGCCACTCTAAAAATCTTCCAGAAATTTTAAAGATAGCAGACATTATTGTTGCTGCTGTAGGCGTACCACTCTATATAAAAGAAACTATGGTGGCACCACACGCGGTAGTTGTAGATGTAGGGACAACAAGAGTGCCTGCAGATAACGCAAAGGGCTATACTCTAGTCGGGGATGTCGATTTTAATAATGTAGTGACGAAATGTGCAGCAATAACTCCGGTTCCTGGAGGAATTGGTCCCATGACTGTAGCTATGCTAATGAATAATACATGGCAATGTTATCAAAAATTCTCTTAAGCCTTCTATGCCTAGGACTCTTTTCCTGCTCGCAGGAGTCCACAATAATTGAAGGAGAGGAAATGACAATCTCTTATCGTATTATTATTGGAAAATCTTTATCTGTGAAAGAAAAAAGAGAACTATCCCAACAAATCCGTGGATGCTTTCATAGGATCAATTCTATTTATAACAACTGGAATCCTGATTCAGAGCTCTCTATAATTAATCGAGCTCCAGCAGGAATTCCTATAACCCTATCTACAGAACTTGCGGGTTTCCTAAATGAGGTAGATAAAATTTACAAACTTTCAGAAGGGCGATTTGATCCCACGTTAGGACATCTAAAAACATTATGGATCCTCTATCTAAAACGCCAAGTCCTACCTCCTCAAGCAGTTTGGGAAGAACATTATAAAGAAATAGGATGGAAACACCTGACTTTTAATTTCGAGACCAAAAGTCTAATTAAAAATCATCCCGAAGTACAACTGGACCTCTGTGGAATTGTTAAGGGCTATGCCGTAGACTGTTTAAATGAGATTTGTAAAAATGTTTGCCCTAATAACTATGTAGAATGGGGAGGGGAGATAAAGACCTCCGGTCACCACCCCTCAGGAAGACCTTGGCGTGTTTTCTCTACAGCTACAAGTGAAATTTTGGATATCAACAATATAGGGATTGCTACTAGCGGAAATGATTTTCAGAAGTGGTTTATTAACGGGAAAACTTACACACACATTCTTGATCCTCAAACAGGAAAGCCTCTGGAGCTAACAACCTACCCTATCCAATCTGTTTCGGTAGTCCATCCTAGTTGTACATACGCTGATGCTATTGCTACTATTCTCATGACCTTTACATCTAAAGCAGAAGCAAAAAGATGGGCAGAAGAACATCACTTCCTAGCCTATATCAATGACAACGCCTCTTCATAGCAGCTGCAGCCTCGCGTTCTCTCTCTCTCTCTATGATGGCTTGACGTTTGTCATAAGTTTTTTTCCCACGACAGCAGCCTAATCGAATCTTAATATAGCCACGGCTAAAAAACATCCCTAAAGGAATCAAAGTTATGCCTTTCTGAGCAACCTTCCCCTCCAATTTACGAATCTCATATCTATGAAGAAGAAGTTTACGTTTACGACGCTCTTCATGATTATAGATATTTCCAAACCGATAGGGAGCAATACTAGCATTTAATAGCCACGCCTCACCTTTAGAAATTGCTACATAAGCATCACTGAGATTTCCCCCATGATCACGCAAGGACTTAATCTCAGTTCCAGTTAGAATAATCCCCGCCTCTAAAGTCTCGATAACTTCGTAGTTACGTAGAGCTTTGCGATTAGAAACAATTTCTTTTTGTGTCATAAGATCCTCCCCCTTATGTTGGGGATAAAGGCAAGTATAACAAAAAGTAGTTTTTCGTTCTTAAGACAATGAGTAGGAAACCCTCTATCTTGAAAGAAGATGATCCCAACTCAAGTCTTCTTACTACCAAAATATCTAGAAGACCAGAAAATCCCTTTATAGTAATATCCCGTTCGTACCTCTAAGATCTCTTGTAGAGAGGCACAGCCCCTTCATATAAAGAAAAAAGACTCCTCAGGTTATAGGAAAATATGAAATTTGTTGTATCCCGAAATGAGCTAGGAAACCTTATAAAAAAAATTCAAAGTGTCGTACCTCAAAACACTCCGATTCCTGTACTCACCCACGTCCTAATCGAAACTTATAATGACGAATTGGTTTTTACTGCTACCGACTTAACAGTAAGCACACGTTGTGTTACCAAGGCTAAAGTCTATGAAAAAGGGGCAATTTCTATCCCATCAAAGAGATTCTTTCAGTTGGTTAAAGAATTAACAGAAGCGAATCTAGAAATTTCTTCATCCGTTGGGGAAATGGCACAAATCACTTCAGGGTCCTCATGCTTCCGCCTACTGAGTATGGAAAAAGAAGATTTTCCTATGCTTCCTGATATACAAAATGCTATGCACTTTTCCTTACCTGCTGAACAACTAAAAACAATGCTACAAAGAACTTCATTTGCAGTATCTCGAGAAGAAAGCCGCTATGTTCTTACTGGAGTTCTTCTCTCTATAGCGCACGGCATTGCTACTATTGTAGGGACCGATGGAAAACGATTAGCAAAAATAGATGCCGAAATCACTATGGATAAAAGCTTTGTTGGTGAATACATTATTCCAATAAAAGCAGTAGAGGAAATTATAAAAATGTGCTCCGATGATAGCGAAGCTACCATTTTCTTAGACCAAGATAAAATCGCTGTTGAATGCGAAAATACACTGGTTATTACAAAATTACTCGCGGGCGAATTTCCAGATTTCTCTCCT is a window from the Chlamydia serpentis genome containing:
- the ltuB gene encoding late transcription unit protein LtuB, which encodes MRKPKKNRSDKVLARVIQKKSTEVLKKSKRIKNRNRREFLIVNEEKNLKDRAQEYDYLVRSLLDFQKKDPNKVLIFNYENGFVFADKDHFSKYSVRL
- the folD gene encoding bifunctional methylenetetrahydrofolate dehydrogenase/methenyltetrahydrofolate cyclohydrolase FolD, giving the protein MLLKGLPVAEKILLKLKKEISQHPIPPGLAVVLIGNDPASEVYVGMKVKKATEIGIISKAHKLPSDSTLSSVLKLIQRLNEDPSIHGILVQLPLPKHLDSEVILQSISPDKDVDGLHPINMGKLLTGNFNGLVPCTPAGIVELLSYYEIPLAGRHVAILGRSNIVGKPLAALMMQKHPQTNCTVTVLHSHSKNLPEILKIADIIVAAVGVPLYIKETMVAPHAVVVDVGTTRVPADNAKGYTLVGDVDFNNVVTKCAAITPVPGGIGPMTVAMLMNNTWQCYQKFS
- a CDS encoding FAD:protein FMN transferase, with the translated sequence MAMLSKILLSLLCLGLFSCSQESTIIEGEEMTISYRIIIGKSLSVKEKRELSQQIRGCFHRINSIYNNWNPDSELSIINRAPAGIPITLSTELAGFLNEVDKIYKLSEGRFDPTLGHLKTLWILYLKRQVLPPQAVWEEHYKEIGWKHLTFNFETKSLIKNHPEVQLDLCGIVKGYAVDCLNEICKNVCPNNYVEWGGEIKTSGHHPSGRPWRVFSTATSEILDINNIGIATSGNDFQKWFINGKTYTHILDPQTGKPLELTTYPIQSVSVVHPSCTYADAIATILMTFTSKAEAKRWAEEHHFLAYINDNASS
- the smpB gene encoding SsrA-binding protein SmpB, which gives rise to MTQKEIVSNRKALRNYEVIETLEAGIILTGTEIKSLRDHGGNLSDAYVAISKGEAWLLNASIAPYRFGNIYNHEERRKRKLLLHRYEIRKLEGKVAQKGITLIPLGMFFSRGYIKIRLGCCRGKKTYDKRQAIIEREREREAAAAMKRRCH
- the dnaN gene encoding DNA polymerase III subunit beta codes for the protein MKFVVSRNELGNLIKKIQSVVPQNTPIPVLTHVLIETYNDELVFTATDLTVSTRCVTKAKVYEKGAISIPSKRFFQLVKELTEANLEISSSVGEMAQITSGSSCFRLLSMEKEDFPMLPDIQNAMHFSLPAEQLKTMLQRTSFAVSREESRYVLTGVLLSIAHGIATIVGTDGKRLAKIDAEITMDKSFVGEYIIPIKAVEEIIKMCSDDSEATIFLDQDKIAVECENTLVITKLLAGEFPDFSPVISTESSVKLDLHREELITLLKQVALFTNESSHSVKFSFLPGELTLTANCTKVGEGKVSMAVNYSGELLEIAFNPFFFLDILKHSKDELVCLGISDSYNPGIITDSASGLFVIMPMRLHDD